A genome region from Jeotgalibacillus aurantiacus includes the following:
- the fni gene encoding type 2 isopentenyl-diphosphate Delta-isomerase, translated as MSRAERKLDHIQHALSTGQSGGSGFDDIRFVHQALPDSSVEDVTLHSVTGGLSMSSPFYINAMTGGGGIRTMELNAAFARAAGETGIALAVGSQMSALKDPSERETYAVVRKENPEGLIFANLGSEASVSQAKEAVDMIEANALQIHLNVIQELAMPEGDRDFRGALERIQAISEALPVPVIVKETGFGVSREAAGKLAETSVQIIDAGGYGGTNFSRIENNRQTRERTFFNEWGIPSAVSVIEAAHQKRKPVFASGGIRNSFDILKSLSLGASAAGVAGVFLKILSDEGEQQLIEEIRQYQDDLKMMMAALGCRTIDDLQKTSVIISGETYHWLKLRGLNPERFASRS; from the coding sequence TTGAGCAGAGCAGAACGTAAACTGGATCATATCCAGCACGCATTATCTACAGGGCAGTCGGGGGGATCGGGTTTTGATGACATAAGATTTGTTCATCAGGCGCTTCCTGACAGTTCAGTTGAAGACGTTACGCTCCATTCAGTAACAGGCGGACTTTCTATGAGTTCGCCTTTTTATATCAATGCGATGACTGGTGGAGGCGGAATAAGAACAATGGAGTTGAATGCTGCTTTTGCGAGAGCTGCAGGGGAAACGGGTATCGCTCTTGCTGTTGGATCGCAAATGTCAGCACTAAAAGACCCTTCTGAACGGGAGACCTATGCCGTTGTAAGAAAAGAAAATCCGGAAGGGCTGATTTTTGCTAATCTCGGAAGCGAGGCTTCAGTAAGTCAGGCAAAAGAAGCGGTTGACATGATTGAAGCAAATGCACTGCAAATTCACTTGAACGTAATACAGGAATTAGCCATGCCTGAAGGAGACCGTGATTTCAGAGGGGCGCTTGAGCGTATCCAGGCAATAAGTGAAGCGCTACCCGTTCCTGTTATCGTAAAAGAAACAGGTTTCGGCGTCAGCAGGGAAGCGGCCGGTAAACTTGCGGAAACGTCTGTTCAGATTATTGACGCGGGTGGATACGGTGGAACTAATTTCTCAAGGATCGAAAACAACCGCCAGACAAGGGAACGTACATTTTTTAATGAATGGGGAATCCCTTCTGCCGTGTCGGTTATTGAAGCAGCTCATCAAAAAAGAAAACCCGTATTTGCATCCGGAGGGATCCGTAACAGTTTTGATATTCTGAAATCGTTAAGCCTCGGCGCATCTGCTGCAGGTGTTGCAGGCGTGTTTCTGAAGATACTGTCTGATGAAGGTGAACAGCAGCTTATAGAAGAAATACGTCAGTATCAGGATGACTTAAAAATGATGATGGCGGCACTTGGCTGCCGGACGATTGATGACCTTCAGAAAACGTCCGTTATTATTTCGGGAGAGACTTACCACTGGTTAAAGCTGAGGGGATTAAATCCGGAACGTTTCGCCAGTCGTTCCTGA
- the cmk gene encoding (d)CMP kinase — MKEQKKIRIALDGPAAAGKSTVAKKIAEQLGFIYIDTGAMYRTLTYKALKNEIDPKNGKELSALLLNTVIELKPGEEGQRVFLDGEEVTREIRQQEVTLNVSDVALHQGVREEMVRRQQALVEEGGIVMDGRDIGTAVIPDAELKVFMIASADERARRRLEDHKKQGIQSDFEQLKQEIEKRDMIDSTREVSPLKKADDAIELDTTSMTIDEVVEEVTHLAKERGGIL; from the coding sequence GTGAAAGAACAAAAGAAAATTCGCATTGCCTTAGACGGACCAGCAGCTGCCGGTAAAAGCACCGTTGCAAAAAAAATAGCAGAGCAGCTTGGCTTTATTTATATTGATACTGGAGCGATGTACCGCACGCTTACCTATAAAGCGTTAAAAAATGAAATAGATCCTAAAAACGGGAAGGAATTATCAGCGCTTTTGTTGAATACAGTGATAGAGCTGAAACCCGGAGAAGAAGGTCAGCGGGTTTTTCTTGATGGTGAAGAAGTAACCCGGGAAATCAGACAACAGGAAGTAACATTGAATGTTTCTGATGTGGCTCTTCATCAGGGAGTAAGAGAAGAGATGGTCAGACGCCAGCAGGCACTTGTCGAAGAAGGCGGTATTGTGATGGATGGCAGAGATATTGGAACTGCCGTTATTCCTGATGCGGAATTAAAAGTGTTTATGATTGCCAGTGCAGACGAGCGTGCCAGAAGACGGCTTGAGGACCATAAGAAACAGGGAATTCAATCTGACTTTGAGCAACTGAAGCAGGAAATTGAAAAAAGAGACATGATTGACTCAACAAGAGAGGTTTCTCCTTTGAAAAAAGCGGATGATGCGATTGAATTGGATACAACTTCAATGACAATCGACGAAGTTGTAGAAGAGGTCACACATTTAGCGAAAGAAAGGGGAGGAATTTTATGA
- the spoIVA gene encoding stage IV sporulation protein A: MEKQNVFEHIAERTGGDIYIGVVGPVRTGKSTFIKKMMELAVIPHMKNEGDRARAQDELPQSAAGRTIMTTEPKFVPNQAVKINVSEGLDVNVRMVDCVGYTIPGAKGHEDEYGPRMVHTPWYEDPIPFHEAAEIGTRKVIQDHSTIGVMLSTDGTIGEIPRESYVEMEERIVAELQEVGKPFIMVLNSARPYQEDTEQLRKELQLKYDVPVVAMSVESMRETDVMMVLKEALYEFPVLEVNVQLPGWVMVLDNEHWLRTHYESAVSEVVHDIKRIRDVDRVVRQFEEFGHVEEASLAGMDMGAGAASIDLKAADGLYEQVLEEFIGERVTGKDHFLGLIQEYTLAKKEYDQFADALKMVRQTGYGIAAPVLSDMSLDEPEIIRQGARYGVRLKAVAPSIHMIKVDVESEFSPIIGTEKQSEELVHYLMQDFEDDPLSIWSSDIFGRSLSSIVREGIQGKLSVMPENARYKLKETLERVINEGSGGMIAIIL, encoded by the coding sequence TTGGAAAAACAAAATGTATTTGAGCACATTGCAGAACGGACTGGCGGTGACATTTATATTGGTGTCGTGGGGCCTGTACGTACAGGAAAATCAACATTTATTAAAAAAATGATGGAACTCGCTGTTATACCCCACATGAAAAACGAAGGCGACCGGGCGAGGGCTCAGGATGAACTTCCCCAAAGTGCTGCAGGGAGAACGATTATGACAACTGAGCCGAAATTTGTTCCAAATCAGGCCGTGAAAATTAACGTATCGGAAGGGCTTGATGTAAATGTAAGAATGGTGGACTGCGTAGGGTATACCATCCCTGGTGCCAAGGGGCATGAGGATGAATATGGTCCAAGGATGGTTCACACGCCGTGGTATGAGGATCCGATTCCTTTTCATGAAGCAGCTGAAATAGGGACAAGAAAAGTCATTCAGGATCATTCCACTATTGGTGTAATGCTGTCAACGGATGGGACGATTGGAGAAATACCCCGTGAAAGTTATGTAGAGATGGAAGAGAGAATTGTCGCTGAGCTTCAGGAGGTTGGGAAGCCTTTTATCATGGTTTTAAATAGTGCCCGTCCGTATCAGGAGGACACGGAACAGCTGAGAAAGGAACTGCAGCTTAAGTATGATGTACCCGTCGTGGCTATGAGCGTTGAAAGCATGAGGGAAACTGATGTGATGATGGTGTTAAAAGAAGCGCTGTACGAGTTTCCGGTGCTGGAAGTGAACGTGCAACTGCCGGGATGGGTGATGGTGCTTGATAATGAGCACTGGCTGCGGACGCATTATGAATCAGCGGTTAGTGAAGTCGTCCATGATATTAAGCGGATCAGGGATGTAGACAGGGTGGTCAGACAGTTTGAAGAGTTTGGACATGTCGAAGAAGCGAGTCTTGCTGGAATGGACATGGGTGCAGGCGCAGCGAGCATTGATTTAAAAGCAGCAGACGGACTTTATGAGCAGGTTCTTGAAGAATTTATCGGTGAACGGGTGACAGGTAAAGATCATTTTCTCGGTTTAATACAGGAATATACACTGGCGAAAAAAGAGTACGATCAATTCGCTGATGCTTTGAAAATGGTCAGACAGACAGGATACGGAATCGCTGCCCCGGTGCTCTCGGATATGAGCCTTGACGAACCTGAAATCATTCGTCAGGGAGCACGATATGGAGTAAGACTGAAAGCGGTGGCTCCATCCATTCATATGATTAAAGTGGATGTTGAGTCAGAGTTTTCACCTATCATCGGAACGGAAAAACAAAGTGAGGAGCTCGTCCATTATCTGATGCAGGACTTTGAAGATGATCCACTCTCCATCTGGAGCTCAGATATCTTTGGCAGAAGCTTAAGCTCAATCGTCAGGGAAGGTATTCAGGGGAAATTATCTGTCATGCCTGAAAATGCACGTTATAAATTAAAAGAAACGCTTGAAAGGGTCATTAATGAAGGATCAGGCGGGATGATTGCCATCATTCTTTAA
- a CDS encoding DUF2768 domain-containing protein, giving the protein MSALDKMWISFGSMAFMFLAIIIIYLSRYKFNNKILKFVTALIAYLFMILAGIIILFVVLSGPTPG; this is encoded by the coding sequence ATGTCAGCACTGGACAAAATGTGGATCTCATTTGGATCCATGGCATTTATGTTTTTAGCGATTATCATTATTTATCTGAGCAGATATAAATTTAACAATAAAATCCTGAAATTTGTAACAGCGCTTATCGCGTATTTGTTTATGATTTTAGCCGGTATTATTATTTTATTTGTCGTATTAAGCGGACCGACACCAGGCTGA
- a CDS encoding HU family DNA-binding protein, which translates to MNKTELINAVAESAELSKKDATKAVDAVFDTVQDALAKGDKVQLIGFGNFEVRERAARKGRNPQTGEEIEISASKVPAFKPGKALKDAVK; encoded by the coding sequence GTGAACAAGACTGAACTAATTAACGCAGTTGCAGAATCTGCTGAGCTTTCTAAGAAGGATGCAACTAAAGCAGTTGATGCAGTATTCGATACAGTACAGGATGCACTTGCAAAAGGTGATAAAGTACAACTGATCGGTTTCGGTAACTTCGAAGTTCGTGAGCGTGCTGCTCGTAAAGGGCGTAACCCGCAAACAGGTGAAGAGATTGAAATCTCAGCGAGCAAGGTTCCTGCTTTCAAACCAGGTAAAGCGCTTAAGGATGCTGTTAAATAA
- the rpsA gene encoding 30S ribosomal protein S1 → MTEDMNNIEVNSLEVGNRVTGTVTKVEEKQVLVDVRDSKIDGIIPISELSSLHVEKASDVVKEGDELDLVVTKVEEELLVLSKRKVEAEKAWEEMKRRFEEEEVFEAEVKDVVKGGLVVDLGVRGFVPASLVEDYYVEDFEDYRGKSLSFKIVELDEEKNRLILSHRAVVEGEKAEKKKALLERIQPEDVLDGTVQRITDFGAFVDIGGVDGLVHISQLSHQHVEKPSDVVEEGQQVQVKVLSIDRDNERISLSIKETLPGPWSDIEDKAPRGAVLEGKVRRLVSYGAFVEVFPGVEGLVHISQISHQHIGTPHEVLSEGEEVKVKVLDVNVNDQRLSLSIKELQEAKNDSRGREQYELPEESTGFQLGEMIGDKLKDLNNDK, encoded by the coding sequence ATGACAGAGGATATGAACAATATCGAAGTAAATTCATTAGAGGTTGGAAATCGTGTAACAGGCACAGTAACCAAGGTGGAGGAAAAACAGGTTCTTGTTGATGTCAGGGACAGCAAAATCGATGGTATCATTCCGATCTCTGAACTCTCGAGCCTCCATGTAGAAAAAGCCTCTGATGTTGTCAAAGAAGGGGACGAGCTTGATCTCGTCGTAACAAAAGTAGAAGAAGAGCTTCTTGTTCTTTCCAAAAGAAAAGTTGAGGCTGAGAAAGCCTGGGAAGAAATGAAGCGCCGTTTTGAAGAAGAAGAAGTGTTTGAAGCGGAAGTGAAGGACGTTGTTAAAGGCGGCCTTGTAGTGGACCTTGGTGTTCGCGGATTTGTTCCTGCTTCATTGGTTGAAGATTATTACGTTGAAGATTTTGAGGATTACAGAGGTAAGAGCCTGTCCTTTAAAATCGTTGAGCTTGATGAAGAGAAAAACCGCTTAATTCTTTCTCACCGTGCGGTTGTGGAAGGTGAAAAAGCGGAGAAGAAGAAAGCCCTGCTTGAGCGCATTCAGCCTGAGGACGTTCTAGATGGAACGGTTCAGCGTATTACTGATTTTGGCGCATTTGTTGATATTGGCGGAGTGGACGGTCTCGTTCACATTTCCCAGCTATCCCATCAGCACGTTGAGAAACCGTCTGACGTAGTGGAAGAAGGACAGCAGGTTCAGGTGAAAGTGCTGTCAATCGACCGTGACAACGAGCGGATTTCACTATCAATTAAAGAAACGCTGCCTGGCCCATGGTCAGATATTGAGGACAAAGCACCACGTGGAGCTGTTCTCGAAGGTAAGGTTCGCAGACTCGTATCTTATGGTGCGTTTGTAGAAGTATTCCCGGGTGTAGAAGGTCTCGTTCACATTTCCCAGATCTCACATCAGCATATCGGAACACCGCATGAGGTTCTTTCTGAGGGTGAGGAAGTAAAGGTTAAAGTACTTGATGTAAATGTAAATGATCAGAGACTTTCTCTGTCTATCAAAGAGCTGCAGGAAGCTAAAAATGATTCCCGTGGACGTGAGCAATACGAACTTCCGGAAGAGTCTACCGGTTTCCAGCTTGGTGAAATGATCGGGGATAAACTGAAAGATTTAAATAATGATAAATAA
- a CDS encoding lysophospholipid acyltransferase family protein: MSLYSFAKGLVKSVLTPLYRIRVIGKEHIPGEGGVLICANHIDVLDPPVVGITATRPVSFMAKEELFHAPVLKNILPGLHAFPVKRGMGDREALRRGLNQLKEGHVVGLFPEGTRSKDGQLGQGLAGAGFFALRSDAAVVPCAIIGPYKPFKRLKVVYGKPIEMGPLKERKASAAEVTEIIMAEIKSLIDNHR; the protein is encoded by the coding sequence ATGAGTTTATATTCATTTGCCAAAGGGCTCGTAAAATCTGTTTTAACACCGCTTTATCGAATCCGTGTAATCGGAAAGGAACACATTCCAGGTGAAGGCGGCGTTTTGATCTGTGCCAATCATATTGATGTACTTGACCCGCCCGTTGTGGGGATTACAGCAACACGTCCGGTATCATTCATGGCTAAAGAGGAACTGTTTCATGCACCTGTCTTAAAAAATATTCTTCCGGGTTTGCACGCATTTCCTGTTAAAAGAGGAATGGGGGACCGTGAAGCGCTTAGAAGAGGGCTTAATCAGCTGAAGGAGGGACACGTCGTAGGCCTGTTCCCTGAAGGTACGAGAAGTAAAGACGGACAGCTGGGACAGGGACTTGCAGGCGCAGGCTTCTTTGCACTCAGATCAGATGCTGCCGTGGTACCTTGTGCGATTATTGGCCCATACAAACCTTTTAAACGTTTAAAAGTGGTGTACGGAAAACCGATTGAAATGGGACCTTTGAAGGAAAGAAAAGCATCCGCAGCAGAGGTTACGGAAATTATTATGGCGGAAATTAAATCCCTTATCGACAATCATCGATAA
- the ypeB gene encoding germination protein YpeB, with amino-acid sequence MNWRKLLLSVMFLGVFFAVAWGAYQQGEKNSLKNHMENQYQRAFNEMAFQMDLLNDEIGSTLAMNGGRNLTPALTEVWRLTSMIHSDIGQLPLGLLPFNEMEQFLTKIGQFSYETAVRDLSSDPLTEEEYKKLEILYGQSQELQAELRSVQSKMLEENLNWLALEDLMMTAQNHNGVIDGFNSMDRAVKGYTAETFVQTDQESAAKRRSQLQHIKGDTISKQEALKIAGQFSGDQEAENGTVAESLDGSSYPFYTVTWNSDQEHSSMDILKNGGDPIFLIKSRNPGEATLSLNEASVQAEKFLKNRGYQEMSLEESYQNGNTASFTFVRSLNEGVYVLDDSIFLKVALDTGEILGFNGVDYLAGTGEIQLPNPELNPDEAVSLLHSKFDVQETRRTLIRNELDERVLCYEFTGLVGEETFRVYINAVNGQEEKVDKL; translated from the coding sequence ATGAATTGGAGAAAACTGTTACTTTCAGTCATGTTCCTAGGTGTATTTTTTGCTGTTGCCTGGGGTGCCTATCAGCAAGGTGAGAAAAACTCACTGAAAAACCATATGGAAAATCAATACCAGCGGGCTTTTAATGAAATGGCCTTTCAAATGGATCTGTTAAATGACGAAATCGGATCCACTCTTGCTATGAACGGCGGGAGAAATCTTACTCCTGCTCTGACAGAAGTCTGGAGGTTGACTTCGATGATTCATTCCGATATCGGTCAGCTTCCGCTCGGACTATTACCTTTTAATGAAATGGAACAGTTTTTAACAAAAATTGGACAATTCAGTTACGAAACAGCCGTAAGGGATCTTTCGTCAGATCCTCTGACAGAAGAAGAGTACAAAAAACTGGAAATCCTTTACGGCCAGTCGCAGGAACTTCAGGCAGAACTGAGAAGTGTGCAGTCTAAAATGCTGGAGGAAAATCTCAACTGGCTTGCACTTGAAGATTTAATGATGACAGCTCAAAACCATAATGGCGTGATTGATGGATTTAATTCAATGGACAGAGCAGTCAAGGGATATACAGCTGAAACTTTTGTTCAGACAGACCAGGAATCGGCTGCAAAGCGTAGAAGTCAGCTTCAGCATATTAAAGGCGATACAATCAGTAAGCAGGAAGCTTTAAAAATTGCCGGGCAATTCAGCGGTGATCAGGAGGCAGAAAATGGAACAGTAGCAGAAAGCCTTGATGGTTCGAGCTATCCGTTTTATACGGTAACTTGGAATTCTGATCAAGAACATTCTTCCATGGACATCCTGAAAAATGGGGGGGATCCGATTTTTCTGATCAAGAGCAGAAACCCGGGTGAAGCAACACTTAGTTTGAATGAGGCATCGGTTCAGGCAGAAAAGTTTTTAAAGAACAGAGGATATCAAGAAATGAGTCTTGAAGAAAGTTATCAGAACGGAAACACCGCATCTTTTACTTTTGTAAGATCACTTAATGAAGGTGTATATGTCCTTGATGACTCAATCTTTTTGAAGGTTGCGCTCGATACAGGAGAAATTTTAGGGTTCAACGGCGTTGACTATCTCGCTGGAACTGGTGAAATACAGCTTCCAAATCCTGAACTCAATCCGGATGAGGCAGTTTCACTCCTGCATTCCAAATTTGATGTTCAGGAAACAAGAAGAACATTAATAAGAAACGAGCTTGATGAGCGGGTGCTCTGTTATGAATTTACCGGTCTTGTAGGAGAAGAGACGTTCAGAGTATACATTAATGCAGTAAACGGTCAGGAAGAAAAAGTGGATAAACTGTAA
- a CDS encoding NAD(P)H-dependent glycerol-3-phosphate dehydrogenase: MKPQKIAVLGAGSWGSALALVLGDNGHDVRLWTHKREQAALINETYKNERYLGEAHLPENVIAYADLKEAVTDVKMVVFAVPTKAIREVASLLIEAAEKPVSIVHVSKGIEPDTHLRISEILTESLPDQVMKDLTVLSGPSHAEEVVKRHPTTVTAASDSIEAARYVQDAFMNQHFRVYTNTDVIGVEFGGALKNIIALAAGITDGLGYGDNAKAALITRGLAEIARLGTALGASPLTFSGLTGVGDLIVTCTSVHSRNWRAGNMLGKGHKIDEVLESMGMVVEGVRTTKAAYQLAKKQNVSMPITEALYHVLFDGEDPKQAVDRLMSRMKTHEMEELVDIMESQEKAGN; encoded by the coding sequence ATGAAACCTCAAAAAATTGCTGTTCTTGGTGCAGGAAGCTGGGGCAGTGCACTCGCACTCGTTCTTGGTGATAACGGTCACGATGTCAGACTCTGGACTCATAAACGGGAACAGGCTGCATTAATTAATGAAACATATAAAAATGAACGGTACCTTGGTGAAGCACATCTTCCTGAAAACGTGATCGCATACGCTGATCTTAAGGAAGCAGTTACAGACGTGAAAATGGTTGTTTTTGCCGTACCGACAAAAGCGATCCGTGAAGTTGCCTCTTTATTAATTGAAGCAGCAGAAAAACCCGTTTCGATTGTTCATGTAAGTAAAGGGATTGAGCCGGATACACATCTCAGAATTTCCGAAATTCTAACAGAATCACTGCCGGATCAGGTGATGAAGGATTTAACGGTTCTGTCAGGTCCGAGTCATGCTGAGGAAGTTGTGAAAAGACATCCGACAACTGTGACCGCTGCTTCTGACTCAATCGAAGCAGCCAGATATGTTCAGGATGCATTCATGAACCAGCATTTCCGTGTGTACACGAATACGGATGTGATAGGTGTTGAGTTTGGTGGGGCTTTAAAAAACATTATTGCTCTTGCTGCCGGGATCACTGATGGACTCGGCTACGGTGATAATGCAAAAGCTGCCCTGATTACCCGGGGCCTGGCTGAAATTGCCCGCCTGGGAACTGCCCTTGGCGCAAGCCCACTAACATTCTCAGGATTAACAGGCGTTGGTGACCTGATCGTCACCTGTACAAGCGTTCATTCAAGAAACTGGAGAGCGGGAAACATGCTTGGAAAAGGACACAAAATTGATGAAGTCCTCGAGAGTATGGGGATGGTTGTAGAAGGCGTGCGGACAACGAAGGCTGCTTACCAGCTTGCCAAAAAGCAAAACGTCTCCATGCCAATCACAGAAGCACTCTATCACGTACTTTTTGATGGAGAAGACCCGAAACAGGCAGTTGACCGTCTCATGTCCAGAATGAAAACACATGAAATGGAAGAGCTTGTAGACATCATGGAAAGTCAGGAAAAAGCCGGAAACTAA
- the der gene encoding ribosome biogenesis GTPase Der, with amino-acid sequence MAKAKPVVAIVGRPNVGKSTIFNRIVGERVSIVEDTPGVTRDRIYSSAEWLTHDFNIIDTGGIDIGDEPFLEQIRQQAEVAIDEADVIIFMTNGREGVTSADEHVAKILYKTNKPVVLAVNKVDNPEMRDQVYDFYSLGFGEPYPISGSHGLGLGDLLDAAAEHFGTRDEEDYGEEVIKFSLIGRPNVGKSSLVNALLGEDRVIVSNVAGTTRDAVDTPYTYDGQEYVIIDTAGMRKKGKVYETTEKYSVLRALRAIERSDVVLVLIDGEEGILEQDKKIAGYAHEAGRAVVIVVNKWDAVEKDEKTMDKFEKTIRDHFQFLDYAPVVFVSALTKKRIHNLLPVINMASENHAMRVQSSILNEVVMDAVAMNPTPTDKGRRLKIFYATQVAVKPPTFVIFVNEPELLHFSYARFLENRIREAFGFEGTPIRIIARARK; translated from the coding sequence GTGGCAAAAGCAAAGCCGGTCGTTGCAATAGTAGGACGCCCAAATGTAGGGAAGTCCACTATTTTTAACAGAATCGTTGGAGAAAGAGTTTCAATCGTTGAGGACACTCCGGGTGTAACTAGAGATCGTATATACAGTTCTGCAGAATGGCTGACACATGATTTCAATATTATTGATACAGGTGGTATCGATATCGGGGATGAGCCGTTTCTTGAGCAGATCAGACAACAGGCTGAAGTGGCAATTGATGAAGCGGATGTCATTATTTTCATGACGAACGGCCGTGAGGGTGTAACCTCTGCGGACGAGCATGTAGCAAAAATTCTTTATAAAACAAACAAACCTGTCGTGCTTGCAGTTAATAAAGTGGATAATCCTGAAATGCGCGATCAGGTCTATGATTTCTATTCACTTGGTTTTGGTGAACCTTATCCGATTTCAGGTTCACACGGCTTGGGTCTTGGGGATCTCCTGGACGCAGCAGCTGAACATTTTGGCACAAGAGACGAAGAAGATTATGGTGAGGAAGTCATCAAGTTTTCTCTAATCGGAAGACCGAATGTAGGTAAGTCATCTCTTGTTAACGCTCTGCTTGGTGAAGACCGCGTTATTGTCAGTAATGTAGCCGGTACCACAAGAGACGCAGTTGATACACCTTATACGTATGATGGACAGGAATATGTCATCATTGATACAGCAGGAATGAGGAAAAAAGGAAAAGTATACGAAACAACTGAAAAATACAGTGTGCTAAGAGCGTTGAGAGCGATTGAACGTTCCGATGTTGTTCTGGTTCTTATTGATGGTGAGGAAGGCATCCTTGAGCAGGATAAGAAGATTGCCGGTTATGCCCATGAAGCAGGCCGTGCAGTTGTCATCGTGGTAAATAAATGGGATGCTGTTGAGAAAGATGAGAAGACGATGGATAAGTTTGAAAAGACCATTCGTGATCACTTCCAGTTCCTTGACTACGCACCTGTCGTGTTCGTATCAGCACTCACTAAAAAACGTATCCACAATCTGCTTCCTGTCATCAATATGGCAAGTGAAAACCATGCCATGCGTGTACAGTCAAGCATCTTAAATGAAGTTGTAATGGACGCAGTTGCCATGAACCCAACACCTACGGATAAGGGAAGAAGATTAAAGATCTTTTATGCTACACAGGTGGCTGTTAAACCGCCTACTTTCGTGATCTTCGTAAATGAACCGGAACTTCTTCACTTCTCATATGCACGATTCCTGGAAAACCGTATTCGCGAAGCATTCGGCTTTGAAGGGACACCAATTCGTATTATTGCGAGAGCAAGAAAATAA
- the folE gene encoding GTP cyclohydrolase I FolE, with translation MEHTTNNLTTLTASEAEHKVDRSKIEEAVKMLLEAVGEDPSREGLLDTPKRVAKMYEEMFEGLHKDPKEYFKTVFNEDHEELVFVKDIPFHSMCEHHLVPFYGKAHVAYLPKNGKVTGLSKLARAVETTARRPQLQERITSTVADAIMEMLAPHGAFVIVEAEHMCMTMRGVKKPGAKTVTTAARGVYENDQVLRSEVMSLLRME, from the coding sequence ATGGAACATACAACAAATAATCTTACAACATTAACAGCAAGTGAAGCTGAACATAAAGTTGACCGTTCGAAAATCGAAGAAGCAGTTAAAATGCTTCTGGAAGCGGTTGGAGAGGATCCTTCGCGTGAGGGCCTTTTAGATACACCTAAACGAGTAGCGAAAATGTACGAAGAAATGTTTGAAGGTCTTCATAAGGACCCTAAGGAATATTTCAAAACGGTCTTTAATGAAGATCACGAAGAACTTGTTTTTGTAAAAGACATTCCGTTCCACTCAATGTGTGAACATCACCTCGTTCCTTTTTACGGTAAAGCACATGTGGCATACCTGCCTAAAAACGGAAAAGTGACAGGCCTGAGCAAACTTGCACGTGCAGTTGAAACGACTGCCCGCCGCCCGCAGCTGCAGGAACGAATCACCTCGACCGTTGCAGATGCCATCATGGAAATGCTTGCACCCCACGGCGCGTTTGTCATCGTGGAAGCAGAACATATGTGCATGACGATGCGAGGCGTGAAAAAACCGGGAGCCAAGACGGTAACAACGGCTGCCCGCGGTGTTTATGAAAACGATCAGGTGCTGAGAAGTGAAGTAATGTCACTACTCAGAATGGAATAG
- a CDS encoding flagellar brake protein: MKIGTVLTIEPMHSTSGEKFRGRVLDLTGDKLFIDYPVNTETDRTVFLLTGMQLKISFTNDNNEVYSFETEVRGRVQGNVPMITLEKPEENDLIKVQRRQFVRVKTSIDLAIQTAGSSLHTVTDDVSAGGLSFIIRQGYGFNKGQELKMMLVLPMKNGENQYISCHTSYIRSKLVNGVEIGMVKFTDISTIERQLLLRYTFECQLRMKEKQM, translated from the coding sequence TTGAAGATTGGTACCGTTTTAACTATAGAACCCATGCATTCCACCTCGGGTGAAAAATTTCGCGGAAGGGTTCTTGATCTTACAGGTGATAAGCTGTTTATTGACTATCCGGTTAATACGGAAACAGATCGGACAGTTTTTCTGCTGACCGGAATGCAGCTTAAAATCAGCTTTACAAATGACAATAATGAAGTTTATTCCTTTGAAACAGAGGTCAGGGGGCGTGTTCAGGGTAATGTACCGATGATTACGCTTGAAAAACCGGAAGAAAACGATTTGATTAAAGTTCAGAGAAGACAGTTTGTAAGGGTAAAAACATCAATAGATCTTGCTATCCAGACAGCAGGATCTTCTTTACATACTGTTACAGATGATGTGAGTGCCGGTGGGCTATCTTTTATTATTAGACAGGGCTACGGATTTAATAAGGGTCAAGAGCTTAAAATGATGCTCGTATTACCGATGAAAAATGGCGAAAATCAATATATCAGCTGTCACACATCATATATACGATCTAAATTAGTGAATGGCGTTGAAATTGGTATGGTTAAATTTACAGACATTTCAACGATCGAAAGACAGCTTCTGCTTCGTTACACATTTGAATGCCAGCTCAGGATGAAAGAGAAACAGATGTAA